In one window of Mytilus galloprovincialis chromosome 6, xbMytGall1.hap1.1, whole genome shotgun sequence DNA:
- the LOC143079303 gene encoding neural cell adhesion molecule 1-like isoform X2, whose protein sequence is MHLKMDLIQSCLIVLHISAYNRILLDVNAAGLGTSSNPFQKYVKPGDEAVLQCMYAKSTLKWYKNVTIISNKNSVIDSTKYKVSVTSTGLYYRLHVLNTKPDDEGIYICRGGIDESYYIHLILYEQPLRLTIQNASTDNRLIGTEGQHLHIECVAVQGIPAPMLSLVVLETTVKTGVQELGYILRNIPRIYHTTNVSCIANSDALDIPMTTTALIYLNLMPLMPVFSEPFVNTLEMVQFSISCTSTGSHPPASIWWMLGQTDVTNLASSQEKQGDDETFTVTSTLRYTVGRNFNLQSIKCTANNTIGGFSNHINLFVRFPPDVSVSNVTYNMTDPTRTINCTADGYPNTYTFYKWQHKSLYGHIIRELDGDTILTLPLVPTTLRYQDNGEYVCTVSNGIQGPEGVEKRQGAAKITVYAQPVFTADNDERNIQYGEIGTTVHIVVHVFSVPKFIYNAWFNNGKQIQTSTKFLFSEALTEVEDVFHGKTVKVDGYKSILTINDLTKEDFTNYTLILENGIGKSVEHTVVLELSTSTIKPETLSSGVIIGAVCGSLVSVIVLMAIAVFMIIKNRKGHQQSETTVEFEKTDSDDHPHNYEEVQNSNGTQNESNINRDQSPIKHYEALGLQDVPNAYDNLSNEFEALQANRDLRLSRNYEKLGLKDAPNVYEDLTDKESQKIGGQSSGTDYEDLGRKNEAYVYDDLNIEACDQTTAKRR, encoded by the exons atgcatttaaaaatgGATTTAATTCAATCCTGCTTAATCGTTTTACATATTTCTGCATACA ATAGAATTTTATTAGACGTTAATGCAGCAGGTTTAGGTACATCGTCAAATCCTTTTCAAAAGTATGTTAAACCAGGAGATGAAGCAGTTCTACAGTGTATGTATGCAAAGTCGACCCTGAAATGGTACAAAAATGTTACaattatatctaataaaaattcTGTTATTGATTCTACAAAATACAAAGTATCAGTCACAAGCACTGGTTTGTACTACCGATTACATGTGCTGAACACTAAACCTGATGATGAGGGGATTTACATATGTCGAGGAGGGATTGATGAATCATACTACATTCATCTGATTTTATATG AGCAGCCTTTGCGTTTGACTATACAAAATGCTTCTACGGATAACAGATTGATTGGAACAGAAGGACAACATCTGCATATCGAATGTGTTGCTGTTCAGGGAATTCCTGCTCCAATGTTATCCCTTGTTGTTCTTGAAACAACTGTTAAAACTGGCGTCCAAGAATTGGGATACATTTTGCGAAACATACCTAGAATTTATCATACAACAAATGTCTCATGTATAGCAAACAGTGATGCTTTGGATATTCCTATGACAACTACTGCTCTGATATATCTAAATC TAATGCCTTTAATGCCAGTGTTCAGTGAACCTTTTGTAAATACATTGGAGATGGTTCAATTTTCTATATCTTGTACATCAACTGGAAGCCACCCTCCTGCTTCAATTTGGTGGATGCTAGGCCAAACTGATGTAACAAATTTAGCATCATCGCAAGAAAAACAGGGGGATGATGAAACGTTCACGGTGACATCCACGTTAAGATATACGGTGGGCAGAAATTTCAACTTACAGTCGATAAAATGTACAGCAAACAACACCATTGGTGGATTTTCAAACCATATAAATCTATTCGTAAGAT TTCCGCCAGATGTTTCAGTTTCTAATGTCACCTATAACATGACAGACCCAACACGAACAATAAATTGTACAGCTGATGGTTACCCTAATACATACACATTTTATAAATGGCAGCATAAGTCTTTGTACGGACACATTATTCGCGAACTGGACGGGGACACTATCCTGACACTGCCTTTAGTTCCCACAACACTAAGATATCAAGACAATGGTGAATATGTGTGTACAGTTAGTAATGGTATTCAAGGACCAGAAGGAGTAGAGAAGCGGCAAGGAGCGGCAAAAATTACTGTTTATG CACAACCAGTATTTACTGCAGACAACGATGAAAGAAATATACAGTATGGAGAGATAGGTACAACTGTTCATATAGTTGTTCACGTGTTCAGTGTCCCTAAGTTCATTTACAATGCATGGTTCAATAATGGAAAACAGATTCAAACATCTACCAAATTTCTTTTTTCGGAGGCCCTTACCGAGGTGGAAGATGTTTTCCATGGAAAAACTGTCAAAGTAGATGgttataaatcaattctaacaattaatgatttaacaaagGAGGACTTCACTAACTATACCTTAATATTAGAAAATGGTATTGGAAAATCTGTAGAACACACTGTGGTTTTGGAACTATCAA CTTCAACAATAAAACCAGAAACTTTGTCATCAGGTGTAATTATTGGTGCTGTGTGTGGGAGTTTGGTGTCTGTAATTGTTTTAATGGCGATTGCGGTCTTTATGATCATTAAGAACCGGAAAG GGCATCAACAAAGTGAAAC CACAGTGGAATTTGAAAAGACTGATTCGGATGATCACCCACACAACTATGAAGAAGTACAAAACAGCAACGGCACACAAAACG AGTCGAACATAAACAGGGATCAAAG CCCGATTAAACATTACGAGGCACTTGGTCTGCAAGATGTCCCAAATGCTTATGACAATTTGAGCAATGAATTCGAAG CTCTACAGGCAAACAGAGATCTAAG gCTCTCGAGAAACTATGAAAAACTTGGATTAAAAGATGCCCCTAATGTTTATGAAGATTTAACTGATAAAG aGTCACAGAAAATCGGAGGTCAAAG
- the LOC143079303 gene encoding neural cell adhesion molecule 1-like isoform X1 — MHLKMDLIQSCLIVLHISAYNRILLDVNAAGLGTSSNPFQKYVKPGDEAVLQCMYAKSTLKWYKNVTIISNKNSVIDSTKYKVSVTSTGLYYRLHVLNTKPDDEGIYICRGGIDESYYIHLILYEQPLRLTIQNASTDNRLIGTEGQHLHIECVAVQGIPAPMLSLVVLETTVKTGVQELGYILRNIPRIYHTTNVSCIANSDALDIPMTTTALIYLNLMPLMPVFSEPFVNTLEMVQFSISCTSTGSHPPASIWWMLGQTDVTNLASSQEKQGDDETFTVTSTLRYTVGRNFNLQSIKCTANNTIGGFSNHINLFVRFPPDVSVSNVTYNMTDPTRTINCTADGYPNTYTFYKWQHKSLYGHIIRELDGDTILTLPLVPTTLRYQDNGEYVCTVSNGIQGPEGVEKRQGAAKITVYAQPVFTADNDERNIQYGEIGTTVHIVVHVFSVPKFIYNAWFNNGKQIQTSTKFLFSEALTEVEDVFHGKTVKVDGYKSILTINDLTKEDFTNYTLILENGIGKSVEHTVVLELSTSTIKPETLSSGVIIGAVCGSLVSVIVLMAIAVFMIIKNRKGHQQSETTVEFEKTDSDDHPHNYEEVQNSNGTQNESNINRDQSPIKHYEALGLQDVPNAYDNLSNEFEALQANRDLRLSRNYEKLGLKDAPNVYEDLTDKESQKIGGQSSGTDYEDLGRKNEAYVYDDLNIEACDQTTAKSPTQYYEELGVKNNPKFSDDLINEDAENKVYENTSKQWTQEN; from the exons atgcatttaaaaatgGATTTAATTCAATCCTGCTTAATCGTTTTACATATTTCTGCATACA ATAGAATTTTATTAGACGTTAATGCAGCAGGTTTAGGTACATCGTCAAATCCTTTTCAAAAGTATGTTAAACCAGGAGATGAAGCAGTTCTACAGTGTATGTATGCAAAGTCGACCCTGAAATGGTACAAAAATGTTACaattatatctaataaaaattcTGTTATTGATTCTACAAAATACAAAGTATCAGTCACAAGCACTGGTTTGTACTACCGATTACATGTGCTGAACACTAAACCTGATGATGAGGGGATTTACATATGTCGAGGAGGGATTGATGAATCATACTACATTCATCTGATTTTATATG AGCAGCCTTTGCGTTTGACTATACAAAATGCTTCTACGGATAACAGATTGATTGGAACAGAAGGACAACATCTGCATATCGAATGTGTTGCTGTTCAGGGAATTCCTGCTCCAATGTTATCCCTTGTTGTTCTTGAAACAACTGTTAAAACTGGCGTCCAAGAATTGGGATACATTTTGCGAAACATACCTAGAATTTATCATACAACAAATGTCTCATGTATAGCAAACAGTGATGCTTTGGATATTCCTATGACAACTACTGCTCTGATATATCTAAATC TAATGCCTTTAATGCCAGTGTTCAGTGAACCTTTTGTAAATACATTGGAGATGGTTCAATTTTCTATATCTTGTACATCAACTGGAAGCCACCCTCCTGCTTCAATTTGGTGGATGCTAGGCCAAACTGATGTAACAAATTTAGCATCATCGCAAGAAAAACAGGGGGATGATGAAACGTTCACGGTGACATCCACGTTAAGATATACGGTGGGCAGAAATTTCAACTTACAGTCGATAAAATGTACAGCAAACAACACCATTGGTGGATTTTCAAACCATATAAATCTATTCGTAAGAT TTCCGCCAGATGTTTCAGTTTCTAATGTCACCTATAACATGACAGACCCAACACGAACAATAAATTGTACAGCTGATGGTTACCCTAATACATACACATTTTATAAATGGCAGCATAAGTCTTTGTACGGACACATTATTCGCGAACTGGACGGGGACACTATCCTGACACTGCCTTTAGTTCCCACAACACTAAGATATCAAGACAATGGTGAATATGTGTGTACAGTTAGTAATGGTATTCAAGGACCAGAAGGAGTAGAGAAGCGGCAAGGAGCGGCAAAAATTACTGTTTATG CACAACCAGTATTTACTGCAGACAACGATGAAAGAAATATACAGTATGGAGAGATAGGTACAACTGTTCATATAGTTGTTCACGTGTTCAGTGTCCCTAAGTTCATTTACAATGCATGGTTCAATAATGGAAAACAGATTCAAACATCTACCAAATTTCTTTTTTCGGAGGCCCTTACCGAGGTGGAAGATGTTTTCCATGGAAAAACTGTCAAAGTAGATGgttataaatcaattctaacaattaatgatttaacaaagGAGGACTTCACTAACTATACCTTAATATTAGAAAATGGTATTGGAAAATCTGTAGAACACACTGTGGTTTTGGAACTATCAA CTTCAACAATAAAACCAGAAACTTTGTCATCAGGTGTAATTATTGGTGCTGTGTGTGGGAGTTTGGTGTCTGTAATTGTTTTAATGGCGATTGCGGTCTTTATGATCATTAAGAACCGGAAAG GGCATCAACAAAGTGAAAC CACAGTGGAATTTGAAAAGACTGATTCGGATGATCACCCACACAACTATGAAGAAGTACAAAACAGCAACGGCACACAAAACG AGTCGAACATAAACAGGGATCAAAG CCCGATTAAACATTACGAGGCACTTGGTCTGCAAGATGTCCCAAATGCTTATGACAATTTGAGCAATGAATTCGAAG CTCTACAGGCAAACAGAGATCTAAG gCTCTCGAGAAACTATGAAAAACTTGGATTAAAAGATGCCCCTAATGTTTATGAAGATTTAACTGATAAAG aGTCACAGAAAATCGGAGGTCAAAG